In Paenibacillus hexagrammi, the following are encoded in one genomic region:
- a CDS encoding glycoside hydrolase family 43 protein — translation MKDTFKPVYGLSAVGTRFYQNPLPVTQQGMPLDPAHAVFPDPYVIKYNGEYYCFATGIDGIPVLHSKDLTEWRHLGYAYRSSQEKQYWGPCVLIENGRFYLYYSSMKADSEDVHEQRLNVAVADHPAGPYTYRKTLFNTFSIDAHVVKDAKGELVLFYSTNEVMGADPDRPGTVILADRLLDPMTVSGNPHLIVKPTMDEEIYEENRFGDGRDWHTIEGAFYLTAKNRGYVMYSGNAFTKPFYYIGYSASEEPLEAAGFSRQRWQKYPNDATYAPLLKQNAEVEGVGHNSVVMAPNNVDPWVVYHGRDARRSPEPGREERQLRMDPLLWNGERMWVPGPTWTEQNAPALPSLIDRFDQEDGSVLSSLWEALSGSWHIHEGQALQSSSSGFRLALTKESYDSYVYEVNAKWVPGHMGGQYGALIGYKDAWNYVRVLLDAGQRKLAVETVVNGVCLEAAEVSLKTDFAYERYHRLVVTKLGRRVNVALDDVVKLELDVCSGFGRVGMFTHVASAFFDGAALTEHMELTPENQQSFLRYLNLQCGEGERDGWAEEEGAHWRMQHGELSCMARDGKRRSVTLAASLLGGSFTFAADVELPGAAKPGAIGLSLIAADQRESARVSADARELRGTSHTFLVRKAGSNLQVWLDQLLLYAGAAEPAAGVALWSNVPVRYSHIRLTRS, via the coding sequence ATGAAAGACACGTTTAAGCCTGTATATGGATTATCTGCTGTCGGCACTAGATTCTATCAGAATCCATTGCCTGTTACGCAGCAAGGTATGCCTTTGGACCCGGCGCATGCGGTATTTCCGGATCCTTATGTCATCAAATATAACGGGGAGTATTATTGCTTTGCTACCGGAATTGACGGTATCCCTGTTCTCCATTCTAAGGATCTGACCGAGTGGCGGCATCTCGGTTATGCCTATCGAAGCTCTCAGGAGAAGCAGTACTGGGGCCCCTGTGTGCTGATAGAGAACGGACGGTTCTATCTCTATTATTCGTCCATGAAGGCAGACAGCGAAGATGTACATGAGCAGCGTTTAAATGTCGCGGTAGCGGACCATCCTGCCGGTCCTTATACATACCGTAAAACCCTGTTCAATACCTTCAGTATCGACGCCCATGTGGTCAAAGACGCTAAGGGAGAGTTAGTCCTGTTTTACTCGACGAACGAGGTGATGGGAGCCGACCCGGATAGACCGGGCACGGTCATTTTGGCTGACCGCCTCCTTGATCCGATGACCGTTTCCGGGAATCCTCACTTGATTGTGAAACCGACGATGGATGAGGAGATCTATGAAGAGAACCGTTTTGGTGACGGGCGGGATTGGCATACGATCGAGGGTGCTTTTTATTTGACTGCCAAGAATCGCGGGTATGTGATGTATAGCGGTAATGCCTTTACGAAGCCTTTTTATTATATCGGTTATTCCGCAAGTGAAGAGCCTTTAGAGGCTGCGGGGTTTAGTCGGCAAAGATGGCAAAAGTATCCGAATGATGCGACCTATGCACCGCTTCTGAAGCAGAACGCTGAGGTCGAGGGTGTGGGGCATAACTCTGTTGTTATGGCTCCGAACAATGTGGATCCATGGGTTGTGTATCATGGGCGCGATGCGCGCAGGAGCCCTGAGCCCGGGCGGGAAGAAAGACAGCTGCGCATGGACCCACTTCTATGGAATGGGGAGCGGATGTGGGTGCCCGGTCCAACGTGGACGGAGCAGAATGCGCCGGCATTGCCGTCCTTGATAGACCGCTTTGATCAAGAGGATGGAAGCGTGTTGTCTTCATTGTGGGAGGCTCTATCCGGTAGTTGGCACATTCATGAGGGGCAAGCCTTGCAGAGTAGTAGTAGCGGGTTCAGGTTGGCACTTACGAAGGAAAGCTACGACAGCTATGTCTACGAAGTCAACGCGAAATGGGTTCCCGGCCATATGGGCGGGCAGTACGGGGCTTTGATCGGCTATAAGGATGCGTGGAACTACGTCCGTGTTCTGTTAGATGCCGGACAGCGTAAACTGGCTGTAGAGACGGTAGTCAATGGCGTATGTCTGGAAGCGGCAGAGGTTTCCTTGAAGACAGACTTTGCGTATGAACGCTATCATAGGCTCGTTGTCACCAAATTAGGGCGAAGGGTGAACGTAGCTCTGGATGATGTCGTGAAGCTGGAGCTGGACGTTTGCTCAGGCTTTGGACGCGTGGGCATGTTCACGCATGTTGCTTCTGCGTTCTTTGATGGAGCAGCGTTGACGGAGCATATGGAATTGACTCCGGAGAATCAGCAGTCATTCCTTCGTTATTTGAATTTGCAGTGCGGCGAGGGAGAGCGGGATGGCTGGGCGGAGGAGGAAGGCGCGCACTGGCGCATGCAGCATGGCGAGCTCAGCTGCATGGCCAGGGACGGCAAGCGGCGCAGCGTAACGCTTGCTGCGTCTCTGCTCGGCGGCTCGTTCACCTTCGCCGCCGATGTCGAGCTGCCCGGCGCCGCCAAGCCGGGCGCCATAGGGCTTTCGCTGATCGCTGCGGATCAGCGGGAAAGTGCGCGCGTCTCAGCGGACGCGCGGGAGCTACGAGGGACGAGTCACACGTTCCTCGTCCGCAAGGCAGGGTCCAACCTGCAAGTCTGGTTGGACCAGCTGCTGCTGTACGCCGGCGCTGCGGAGCCGGCGGCGGGCGTGGCCCTATGGAGTAACGTGCCTGTCCGTTACTCCCATATCAGGCTGACGCGCAGCTAG
- a CDS encoding response regulator produces the protein MYKLIIADDESIFRVGLGKMVREVSDQWDIVGEARNGYEALELVSEHSPDLVITDIRMPQMDGIGLQYVLKEKYPNVMVIVLSGYDEFSFARDSLRLGARDYLTKPVTREDLSKALLQAAEEIRIAQQSKETESREDLQVKQLMRQHFLEAMVAGRLHEEEHPMLQKLGIACKDEDLICMIVSLDRESIEDERYFQKDPALFLLYIKQFLQEMLDQSGEGLAFVDGTSQVTAVVHASTFAKTPDFLQQFGSLFRKQIKGMSHLTVTVGIGGIARSLDEVPRSYKEAEMALLYRLVQGGDRVIEYNEVAASSSEKELLPLEWKSIEMGLYEGKEQHTREEVNRFVTELCSQANSPAFIIQECCKMLLHFYELAVGLPHLEEWAKENDIKHILAELSEITDRKELAIFCADWVGNLAASMGSRKKQTHHDPVQIVVDYITECYAEPLSLAAVAEKVFLNPSYLSTLFKQKKGKPFIDYVTEVRIDAAKKLLLTTEDKLQAISEKTGFVNMRHFHRVFKDHTGVTPNQYRSMMHKE, from the coding sequence ATGTATAAACTCATCATCGCGGACGACGAGTCCATCTTTCGTGTCGGGCTTGGCAAAATGGTGCGTGAAGTCAGCGACCAATGGGATATTGTCGGGGAGGCCCGCAACGGCTATGAAGCGCTTGAGCTGGTCAGCGAGCACAGCCCTGATTTGGTGATTACGGATATTCGCATGCCTCAGATGGACGGAATCGGGCTTCAATATGTGTTAAAAGAGAAATATCCCAATGTGATGGTTATCGTATTGAGCGGGTATGATGAATTTTCGTTTGCGAGGGACTCCCTGCGCTTGGGGGCAAGGGATTATTTAACCAAGCCTGTGACCAGAGAAGATCTGAGCAAGGCGCTGCTGCAAGCCGCAGAGGAAATCAGAATAGCGCAGCAAAGCAAGGAGACGGAATCGCGGGAAGATTTGCAGGTCAAGCAGCTCATGCGTCAGCATTTTCTAGAAGCGATGGTGGCTGGAAGGCTTCACGAGGAAGAGCATCCCATGCTTCAGAAGCTGGGCATCGCTTGCAAGGATGAGGACCTGATCTGTATGATCGTAAGCTTGGACAGAGAGTCCATTGAGGATGAGCGTTATTTTCAAAAGGACCCTGCCTTATTCCTGCTTTACATTAAGCAGTTTTTACAGGAAATGCTGGATCAATCCGGAGAGGGCTTAGCGTTTGTGGACGGGACCTCTCAAGTAACAGCGGTCGTTCATGCCTCAACCTTTGCCAAAACACCGGACTTCCTTCAGCAATTCGGAAGCTTGTTTCGAAAGCAAATCAAGGGCATGTCCCACTTAACTGTAACCGTTGGCATTGGCGGCATCGCGCGCTCGTTGGATGAAGTTCCGAGGTCCTACAAGGAAGCGGAGATGGCTTTGCTGTATCGCTTGGTACAGGGCGGGGACCGTGTCATCGAATATAACGAGGTTGCGGCTTCTTCCTCGGAAAAGGAGCTGCTCCCTCTGGAATGGAAAAGCATTGAAATGGGTTTATACGAGGGAAAAGAGCAGCACACCAGAGAGGAAGTGAACCGTTTTGTCACGGAGCTTTGCTCTCAGGCTAATTCGCCTGCTTTCATTATTCAGGAATGCTGTAAAATGCTGCTTCACTTTTATGAGCTGGCTGTAGGACTGCCTCACTTAGAAGAATGGGCAAAGGAGAACGATATCAAGCATATCCTAGCGGAGCTAAGCGAGATTACAGACCGGAAAGAGCTGGCGATCTTCTGCGCGGATTGGGTCGGTAATCTGGCAGCATCCATGGGCAGCCGCAAGAAACAGACTCATCATGATCCGGTTCAGATCGTGGTAGACTACATAACGGAGTGTTATGCAGAACCACTTAGCTTAGCAGCGGTAGCCGAGAAGGTTTTCTTGAATCCCTCTTACCTAAGCACGCTTTTTAAGCAAAAAAAGGGTAAGCCGTTTATCGATTATGTAACCGAGGTGCGTATCGATGCGGCGAAAAAGCTGCTGCTCACGACGGAAGACAAACTGCAAGCCATTTCGGAGAAGACCGGATTTGTGAATATGCGCCATTTTCACCGTGTGTTTAAGGATCATACCGGAGTGACGCCGAATCAATATCGTTCGATGATGCATAAGGAGTAG